CGAGCCGCGGGGCGTCGCTCTGgtgcgccgccaccaccttGACGGCGTTGAACACCGCGGCCACCACCCACAGCGCGCTCCCGCACAAGCCGCACGTCATCACCACcgtcatcgtcttcttctccccctccggtcccgggagaagaagcagaggcaTGGCGTTCGCGGCAACGGcggagacgaggaagaggaggctgccgaggagcagcggcaCCTGGACGGCCGACTGCAGCAGCTGGGCCCGGCCGTCGGCGCGCTCGTACACCTGGCACGCGTTCAGCACCGACCCCGCCACccacgccccgccgccgcccaccagcagccccgccgccgccgcgtcgccatTGTTGTCGTTCAGGGcgaggacgccggcggcgatggcgagggCGCAGCCGGCGGAGTGGAGCGCGGGGGCGAGGAGCTCGACGAGCGCCAGCTGCGGGTCGAGCCGCGCGAGGGCGAAGACGCGGCGGACGCCGCCCAGGCCGGCCACGTGCGCGCCCAGGTCGTGCAAGTTCACGGCCGCGACCACGGCGAGCGCGACGCCGGCTGCGGCCATGCCGGCCCTGAAGCCCGTGAGGCTGCtagacgaggcggcggcggcggagagggcggcgaagaggaggagggtggcGAAGGcgtaggcggcggcgttgaTGTACTCCCATCGCCGCACGGCCAACGGCGGGCCGTAGCGgcgcgcctccctcgccgtgGCCAGCTTCACCATGGCCTCTGCTGCTGGAAGAAACTGCTGCGATGGATCGGTGGAGAGAGTTGAaattggatggatggatggacgtTGGGAGGTTGGGAGTTTGGGATTTTGGAATGGATGGATGTACGTGGCGGGCTGCATGTTTGCTTGGAGCCCGCGTCGGCACCCACAGGTGGCTCTGCTTTGCTGCCAGGTGGAAGACCGTTTCGAAAATTCCAAGGGAGACGGTGACGAGATGCTACATGTGGCATATGGCTCGGGTGTTCATCTGTCACCTTTTTTGACCGGAGTTCATCTGACTGACCTGACCGACCACGCATGGATGGGCCTCGCCTCACCGACAACTAATTGATCAAGAGTAACAAAAACCATGACAAAAGTAGGTTTACAATAacaatgatgatgataatTATAATGGTGATGATGATATTTGTTTCCGGGGTTGTCGTTGTTGTTTCGTGGTCATTTTAGAATTCGTAAACTCTCCATCGATTCATTTGCGTCTTACTCTTGCGTTGTTTTCTTCGGGCGCGACTTCGATGGACCGTTGGGAAGCCGGAGTCGACATAGGGCAACGAGGATCGATGGGTATGAGACAGCCTTGTTGGAGAGGGTGAGAGATTGAGACCAACGGAATGCTCTCGCTCACCTTTGGAGGACAAGGGCCACACCTTGTGTGTTCCACGGGGGCGTGAGGGAATGTTTGACGGTGCGACGCGTGACGAACGCAGTCTGACCAGAAGAGAGAAGGCAGTGGCTGTTGTGGcagcaggaagaagaggacgGAGAACGGGGTGTTTGCATGAAGAAAAACATTAGCGCGTTATAATAAGAGGAAAGACATCGTGTTTCATGTACTCTCTTCCTATAAACGATTACGCGCGCGATTGGTGTGGAGACCAGAGGTTATCTTACTTTTCGAAGAGCAACGTTAGTTTGACAAATGTGAGAGGAAAAAAGAGGGTTGTAATTTTCAGATGGTTTTGTTTGCAATTTTGAGCAAACATAATAGGAGTCCCAAGTCATCCTCAAATCACCTTAGACTGTTGCAttgacaaatttgaacaaaCATAATTGGACTCTGAAGCCATTCTGAAATTACACCGCTTCTTATGCTAAGAATTACACCAGACCGtcctatatatacacacacgtATTGTCAATCCCACTCAGATTTACAGTACAAATTTCTTTTGTCTAAAAAAATAGGTAGCTCATGAACCACACcatgtacatatatacacaCGTATTGATCGAACGCAAAATCAATGATGATCCCTACTACGTGACTATGTCATCTTGCGTATATACATGTGCCGGTCGCGTGCAAACAGAACGAGGATGCTTTCTTCTTGTTCTACATGTATCTGCGGAGGTATTCGACCCTTGTGGGGTGCTTGAGCTTCATGAGCGCCTTGAGCTCGTACTTGCGCACCATCTCCCTCGAGATCCTCAGGTTCCCCGCGATCTCGCTCAGCGTCCGCCGCCCCCTCCCGTCCAATCCGAACCTCTGCCTCATCACCACGCTCTCCTTGGGCTTCAGCGAATCAAGCTACACAAGATTCAAGTAACATCATCGATTACAATGTCGAGAGGTCGATCAACCAAGAGGCTTGTTTGATCATGCGAAATGTGCTTACGAGGTCGTCAAtggcgaggcggaggagccggtTGCTGTGCCGGTGGGTGTCGGCGGCCccgacggcgtcggcgtcggtgACCTCGTTGATGAGCTCCTCCTGCGTCACGCGGTTCCGGGCGTGGAGCGACCCCGCCGGCCTTGACATCCGTGCCACGTCGCGGTACCTCGCCGGCGACACGCCGGCTTTCCTCATCGTCTCCTCGTCCGTCGGCGCCCGCCCCAGCTCCCACGccagctcctccctcgccttccCGATCTCCCGCCTCTCCTGGAAATCCAAATCCAATCCCAGGGTCAATTTGAAATTCGAAATTCGAAACTTGAATGGCGGATCCATGTGAAGTGAAGTGAAGCTCGGCGCTTACGGATTCCATGGCGAAGGGGAAGTGGGTGAAGGAGGAGAGTGCCGCCATGGCGCGGGAGATGGAGTGGCGGACCCAGAAGAGCGCGTAGGTGGAGAGCCGGAAGCCGCGCCGGGGCTCGAAGCGGTCGATGGCCGTGATGAGCCCGTTGGCGCCCGCCTGGCACACCTCCTCGAACttcccgccgtcgccgccgccggccatgtcTGGGTAGTACCTGTTTATTGCGTAGAGCACGAGCCGGAGATTGTGCTGCAAGAACCAAGTTTCAGTTCATCTGTTGTTCTTCGGACTGTTGATCAATGGCGTTGACAGTTGAGTTCAGTAGAATTGTAGGTGTGTATGTACCTTGATGAGCTTGTTCCGGGCGGCCCGGCCGACgtcgcggtggcggcgcaggcgggGCACCGCCATGTTCATGGCCGCCCCGAGCTCTGCGTCCGTCGGCTCTCTCCCCAGCTCGCTCTCCAGGTTCTCCTTCACCTGAAAGATCGCCTGAAACAGAGAGACGCCTCGATTCAATTCAGTCTGCAGCGGTCTTCACTGAAATCGAACCAAGAACTAAAATCAAGAGCAGTTGGTTACTGAATCTCATCAGTGAATTTACCTTCATGGGCTGCATGAGCTTGAAGAGGCGGCTGCTGTGCGCGGCGGAGAGCACGGGCGGGATCTTGGTCCGCCGCCAGTCGAGCCCGCCCATGTCCGTCGACACGCCATGCTCCCTTAGCAGAGCTTCCTCGAATtccgccgcctcgtcgtcgccgcccagcttcccacccgccgccgcctcccgcatCTCCACCCTCTTCCCCAGATCCatcctccgcccccgccgccggctcctcaCCACCACCGTCGTCTTCATCGCCGGCAgcgtcttcgtcttcctcctctgcttctgcttcttcttctccgcctccTTTATCGAActctcttcttcgtcttcctcaacGACGGTGGGGCTCAGCTGGTACAGCGTCTCGAGTACGGCGGCCACCTCGCCGTAGTCCGTGCTGGCGCCAGCTGCCGCGGCCTCCTCGGGCGCCGGGGTGGCGCTTCTTCTCGCGGGCCGGCGCGGAGGGaccttggccgccgccgccgccgtgctctgcTTCTCGGGCGATTTGAGAGCAGCGCAGCTGGTGCTGGCCGCCGGACTAGatcttcgccgccgcggttTTGCAGCAGCTCCGCCACCGGCGAGCGCGAGCACCGCCGCGGGCctgcaggagcagcagcagtagcaccGGCGGCGGTGTTGGCTGATGATCCCAGCGGAGGACGGGAGCGGCCTGCTGGGCGTCGTCACGGTGGACGCCATGGACGGAAGAATCGCTCGAATCTCTAGAATATCTCGGCAAACGGAAGCGTCTAGAATTTCTCGGCGAGTTCGTTCGTGTGGAAGCTATGCAACGATGACTGACGGGGAGACGTTTCCTTCACCGGCGCCATTATATGGCAACCCGGCGAGGTCGAACGTCTGCCACGAGCTGGAACAGAGGAGATCGGACAGCCAGGAGATGGTCTAAGGGGTGGGGATCGGAcggcgggggaggcggaggcgtggAGCCGGGGAGAGCGCGGGAGGCGGCTCGTGGATGAGGGGCGCGCCACGTGGGCGAGCGCCATAAGCCGCGGGAAATTCCCTGGGGGTCCGAACCCGCTGAGCTCTGGCCTcagggacccacgcgtcagtggGGTGGGGTACGTGGAGATGGGAGAGCCTGTCTtttccatttaaaaaaaacgaaaTGTGTCAAAACTGAGGGTCCGTGGCCACAAAAAATATGCACATGCACAAAAAGAATGACAGAGGAAACAAATTGTTTTTTCGTTTTCTGAAAGGGTGGAGAAATTATTTTCATACGCGCCTACATGGTTTTTGTTTCAACTTGTTCAAGTTTTCCTCCTCACAAAAGACCTGCCAACTGTATCAAAGTTTGTTATATCAACATCAACTCGGTACAAAGACtcttaaaaataataaaaaaatgcaaatggGTTTTTGCATCACCTAGCGATGACAACAAGCGCTAGAACGAGCTGAAAGTTGGCCACCATCCTTGCGCCTCCATCACCGGAGCCAGACGAAGCTTGCCAAAGAAGAGTTGTGGTGGTGGATGCTACGGTAGTCGTCATGCTAAGACCCCAAGAAAGACGCGCCAGAGCCACGACCATCGTAAAAGATGAGAACCCTGAATTAGAAGAACCAGACCCGTAACCACACAAATCAGATCAAAACTCGAGAAATTCGTTGGAAACCCAAAAAACCGCCCAAATCCCTTGGTTTAGCCGGGCACTCAACCCCACGCGCCCTCGGCTGGAGGAGTGAGACGAAGCGAACAGAGGAGGCGACCAGCTGCAAAAGGAGATCGATTCATCCATCGATCGGCTCAGGCTGAAGTCCAAACGCACAAGGCTCAAGTGAGAGGGAAAGCAGCAACAGGcccagaaaaaaagagagagaggcgtTGTGGGCCGTGTCCCAGCTTTCGTAAATTAAGAAGGGGAGATGTGTTCTTCTTATCTTACCCAAAAAAACGGATCGAGGAGTTCGTCTTCTCCAGGGCGCCCGATCGTCGCCGGACGGCGAGCTCcggcaggaggcggcgcgggcccACGGTGCCTCCCTCCCATGCTGCGCAACATCtgcgggcgcggggcggcccGGCTGGCCGGGCCTCGCCGCGCGGCCGCTTCTTCGTTCGGCCGAGCTGCATCGGTGGGTCAACCGGACGACGGTGGCAACGGATGGAAGAAGAGCCGCCAAATCCTCGTCAATGTCCTCAAggtctcaattttttttttctctttcttcccgAAGCAATTCTAATTTATCTACTTTGCCTGCCAAActtgctactccctcctaCCCATATTAATATTAGttctctcaaatttgctcaaataaatgtatctatgtttaaaaagcgtctagatatttcaacaagtaatTCCAGCCGGAGAGAGTACTGCTTTCCAACCTTTTCTCTTGTTCGCCCATTTAAAATGAAGATCATCGAAATAGCTCCAGAGTGATTAATTTTTATGCGTGTTTTTATCTACATTCATGCAGGCTTGGAAGTACAGACTTAGTGCCATAGAGACAGCAGGAAGCCTTTTCACCCGGACGGGGAGAATCGTTGTGGTTGGTGTGATTGTTGTAGGTGTTGTTAAAATCATGTACGAAGAACGTATCAGATCTGAAGAAACAGTTGATGCTGCGTCGGGTTATGAGCGTGCGAGAGCGCGAGTCCTGAACGTCGACTACCTTGATGCAGTTGGTGtgaagatgatgaggaggaggaggaggaggaggcggccaaAGCGGAGAAGTGAAAGGTTTGCAGCAGCAGGTGTTAGTTCTTCCATGATGGTTCAAAGTTACAGTTTTGAACGAGTCTAATTTTCTTTGCTAGGACAGCCAAATTTTGGCACGATGAGACGATTATGTGGGTATGTGTAGGTATCTGTTTAACCCACTGCAACATAATCAACCAACTATACGGTGCataaagaagaaaaggttGCCTAGAAGACCCGGCTTCACTAACAATAGCACATTGGCAACCATACTCAGTGTTGATGCTCGCTCAATTGGTTCTGATCAAAATTAACATAATGTTATATTCATGATTTACTTTTGGACCTTATTTTCTAATGACGCTCTTTGAAAATTTCTACTCTTTATATTTACATTTGGTTATGATAGTTTTGGTGGTATatactattccctccgtcccataaagGTTTTAATTCAAATCCGTATCAatttttggaatggagggagtacaatataaATGTATGAAAttagttattttattttactacattGGAGTTCATGCCCATCACCATAGGGCTCCTAAAATCTCGGAGGCAGGCCTAACCATGGTGTTGACGGGTTGTGGAGGGTGCGGCGGCAGACATGTATGGTTGGTGGTGGACGACTTCGGTAGTGATGCAAACGAAATCCGATTTACATCGTTTTTCTAGATCAATTTTCAAATCGTATGTCAACTGCCCAATAGACACACCCTTAAACAAAAGATTTAAACTATTAATCTTCTACATTGGCTTAAAAGCGGAACACAAGCAGCGGAGACGGAGGCGGGGAGCTGTCTGTATAATTTACAGTACTATAATACGAGTAATTTGATTTTTGAACAGGAGAAATACAAATGGGCCGGAATTGACCTGATCGGGCTAgaaggataaaaaaaaagaaggtacaCGAGCCCAATGCAAATTCAGTCTACAACATGGTCACGGAAGAGCCTGAACCCGGCAACGCCAATTCAGTCGACGACGTGGTCACTGAAGAGCTTGAACTGCCCGGCGTCGAGCACGAGCTTCCTCACCGACGCGAAGGCGCCGACAACCCCAACGCCAACAAACACCACCATGACAACCGCATTCACGAGGTACACCGGcgacctcctcggcggcgcaAACACCACGTTGTACATCACA
The Brachypodium distachyon strain Bd21 chromosome 2, Brachypodium_distachyon_v3.0, whole genome shotgun sequence genome window above contains:
- the LOC100820898 gene encoding uncharacterized protein LOC100820898; translated protein: MVKLATAREARRYGPPLAVRRWEYINAAAYAFATLLLFAALSAAAASSSSLTGFRAGMAAAGVALAVVAAVNLHDLGAHVAGLGGVRRVFALARLDPQLALVELLAPALHSAGCALAIAAGVLALNDNNGDAAAAGLLVGGGGAWVAGSVLNACQVYERADGRAQLLQSAVQVPLLLGSLLFLVSAVAANAMPLLLLPGPEGEKKTMTVVMTCGLCGSALWVVAAVFNAVKVVAAHQSDAPRLERLRGGAEERLAWERDGGPPPLLGWRSPPPAELR
- the LOC100821196 gene encoding RNA polymerase sigma factor sigE, chloroplastic/mitochondrial: MASTVTTPSRPLPSSAGIISQHRRRCYCCCSCRPAAVLALAGGGAAAKPRRRRSSPAASTSCAALKSPEKQSTAAAAAKVPPRRPARRSATPAPEEAAAAGASTDYGEVAAVLETLYQLSPTVVEEDEEESSIKEAEKKKQKQRRKTKTLPAMKTTVVVRSRRRGRRMDLGKRVEMREAAAGGKLGGDDEAAEFEEALLREHGVSTDMGGLDWRRTKIPPVLSAAHSSRLFKLMQPMKAIFQVKENLESELGREPTDAELGAAMNMAVPRLRRHRDVGRAARNKLIKHNLRLVLYAINRYYPDMAGGGDGGKFEEVCQAGANGLITAIDRFEPRRGFRLSTYALFWVRHSISRAMAALSSFTHFPFAMESERREIGKAREELAWELGRAPTDEETMRKAGVSPARYRDVARMSRPAGSLHARNRVTQEELINEVTDADAVGAADTHRHSNRLLRLAIDDLLDSLKPKESVVMRQRFGLDGRGRRTLSEIAGNLRISREMVRKYELKALMKLKHPTRVEYLRRYM
- the LOC104582579 gene encoding uncharacterized protein LOC104582579 isoform X2, with translation MCSSYLTQKNGSRSSSSPGRPIVAGRRAPAGGGAGPRCLPPMLRNICGRGAARLAGPRRAAASSFGRAASVGQPDDGGNGWKKSRQILVNVLKAWKYRLSAIETAGSLFTRTGRIVVVGVIVVGVVKIMYEERIRSEETVDAASGYERARARVLNVDYLDAVGVKMMRRRRRRRRPKRRSESQILAR
- the LOC104582579 gene encoding uncharacterized protein LOC104582579 isoform X1 encodes the protein MCSSYLTQKNGSRSSSSPGRPIVAGRRAPAGGGAGPRCLPPMLRNICGRGAARLAGPRRAAASSFGRAASVGQPDDGGNGWKKSRQILVNVLKAWKYRLSAIETAGSLFTRTGRIVVVGVIVVGVVKIMYEERIRSEETVDAASGYERARARVLNVDYLDAVGVKMMRRRRRRRRPKRRSERFAAAGVSSSMMVQSYSFERV